The Nodularia sp. LEGE 06071 genome has a segment encoding these proteins:
- a CDS encoding ABC transporter ATP-binding protein yields MKTPSNYWQLSPYLRPHWQNITKGFIGIIGYVLATLTLINLAGRLATPFSEGNVVAIAQLAGILVLVFLVRGFFQSVQDMYMAKVALRVAFDLRKRVYSHLQKLDLSYFETAKAGDLSYRLTEDIDRVGEVVNKVFHDFIPCILQLLAIPIYMIYLNWQLTLATVVIAPIMGILIGWFGERLRKYSLKSQNRVSGLSAILTEVFSGIRLVQAFAAENYEIARFSNEAEQSFKAKYSAERLKAIQIPIVGFLEALSAVSLVIVGTWQISQNNLTVEAFFSYLTAAALLIDPIGHTTNNYNEFKQGEASVDRVFELMAIQPIVLEKPNAIALPPVKGKVEYRHVSFAYKPGEPVLKDISLLALPGEAIALVGASGAGKTTFMNLLPRFYDPEAGEILIDGVDIRDVKLQSLRRQIGIVPQETVMFSGTIAQNIAFGQNSFDMEAVAEAAKIANAHQFITQLPEGYYTWVGERGINLSGGQRQRIAIARAVFLNPQILILDEATSALDSESEALVQEALERLMQNRTVFIIAHRLSTVRRCDRILVLERGQIVESGTHEELLKLEQRYARFYAQQFS; encoded by the coding sequence TTGAAAACCCCGTCTAATTACTGGCAATTATCACCCTATCTCCGACCCCATTGGCAAAACATCACCAAGGGATTTATTGGAATTATCGGTTATGTCCTGGCGACTTTAACCCTAATTAATCTCGCGGGTAGATTGGCAACTCCCTTTAGTGAAGGTAATGTAGTAGCGATCGCGCAATTAGCCGGAATCCTGGTTTTAGTATTTCTCGTGCGGGGCTTTTTTCAGTCTGTGCAAGATATGTACATGGCTAAAGTGGCTTTAAGGGTGGCTTTTGACCTCCGCAAGCGGGTTTACTCCCATTTGCAAAAACTGGATCTCAGTTATTTTGAAACAGCAAAAGCCGGTGATTTATCTTACCGCCTCACCGAAGATATTGACCGAGTTGGGGAAGTTGTGAATAAAGTATTTCACGACTTTATCCCCTGCATTTTGCAATTGCTAGCTATACCCATCTACATGATTTACCTGAATTGGCAATTGACACTAGCTACAGTGGTGATTGCGCCAATCATGGGTATTTTAATTGGCTGGTTTGGGGAAAGGTTACGGAAGTATTCCCTCAAAAGTCAAAATCGTGTTTCTGGGTTATCGGCAATTCTCACCGAAGTATTTAGTGGTATCCGTTTAGTACAAGCCTTCGCTGCTGAAAACTATGAAATCGCTCGATTTAGCAATGAAGCTGAACAGAGTTTTAAAGCCAAATACTCTGCCGAACGCCTAAAAGCAATTCAAATACCGATAGTGGGCTTTCTAGAAGCTTTAAGTGCAGTATCTTTAGTAATAGTGGGAACATGGCAAATTTCCCAAAATAACTTAACGGTGGAAGCGTTTTTTAGTTACTTAACTGCGGCAGCATTGTTAATTGATCCTATTGGTCATACTACTAATAATTACAACGAGTTTAAACAAGGCGAGGCATCGGTTGACCGCGTTTTTGAATTGATGGCTATTCAACCAATCGTATTAGAAAAGCCGAATGCGATCGCCTTACCACCAGTTAAAGGTAAAGTAGAATATCGTCATGTTTCCTTTGCCTACAAACCCGGTGAACCTGTATTAAAAGATATCAGTTTATTGGCATTACCAGGAGAAGCGATCGCCTTAGTTGGTGCTTCCGGTGCTGGTAAAACCACCTTTATGAATTTACTTCCCCGCTTTTATGATCCAGAAGCCGGTGAAATTTTGATTGACGGTGTAGATATTCGCGATGTGAAACTTCAGAGTTTGCGGCGACAAATTGGGATTGTTCCCCAAGAAACCGTGATGTTTTCCGGGACAATAGCCCAAAATATTGCCTTTGGACAAAATTCCTTTGACATGGAAGCAGTTGCAGAAGCCGCTAAAATTGCCAACGCCCACCAATTTATTACTCAGTTACCAGAAGGTTACTATACCTGGGTGGGAGAGAGAGGAATCAATTTATCTGGTGGACAACGCCAAAGAATTGCGATCGCCCGTGCGGTATTTCTCAACCCGCAAATCCTGATATTAGACGAAGCCACATCCGCCTTAGATTCCGAATCAGAAGCCTTAGTACAAGAAGCCTTAGAAAGACTAATGCAGAATCGGACAGTATTTATTATTGCTCACCGTTTAAGCACAGTCCGAAGATGCGATCGCATATTAGTTCTCGAACGGGGACAAATTGTAGAATCAGGAACCCACGAAGAACTGCTAAAACTTGAGCAACGCTACGCGCGATTTTACGCTCAACAATTTAGTTAG